TTGGTGCGATAGCCTTCAATAATGCGTTGATCGCCGTGAGGGATCATGTCCATCAGGAAGTGGAAAATTAAGCCGATGATGAAGGCCAGCCACCAGAATTTTATTTTTTGCGCGATGAATACGCCGGCTGCGGCGTGGACGGTTAGTAGCATATATCATGGATCATGCCTGCCCGCCGACCTGTCCGGCGTAGCTTCAGCGGAGGCGGAAGCTTAATAGCGAAGGCGGGGATCATGAATCACATATCAATTCCGGTTTTATCTTTGCTCTATGTTATATGTTTCATGTTTCATGAACATTATATCACAAATCAATATTTAACACGGCTATTTCGGGCGGATCGAATAATCTGGCGCGCGGTCCGATTTCACCAACGCCTGAAGTGATGAAAATCTGAGTTTGATCAAAATCAAAAAGTCCCTGATCGTATTGTCTCCCCAGCTCATCCGGAATCGGAGAGACAGGGCCGATCAGCGGCAGCCTGATTTGCCCGCCGTGCGTGTGACCGCTGAGCATTAAGTCAACTTTATCTTGCGCGGCGGCGATAAAATCGGGATTGTGCGCCAGCAGGATAATCGGCTCTGTCCGATTGGTCCCTTTCAGCGCGGCGTTAATATCGGCATTGCCCGTCCAATATTCTTTGACACCGGCCAGATAAAAGCTTTCGCCATTGATGACAATTTTTTCATTTTCATTTTCGAGCAGTTTGGCAGGATAATTTTCAAGCAATTCTTTGAGCGTCCCGGTTTTATCTTTGTATTTGGGATCGTTGTAGCCGGGCAGATGATATTCGTGATTGCCGGAAATCAAATACATCGGGTAATCTTTGCTTAATTCCAAAATCGGCGCCAAATATTTGTGATTGCCTTCATCGCCATAGATATAATCTCCGAGCAAGACAATGACGTCAGGATTTTGAGCGCGTAATGCGTCAGCGATTTTTTGGCTGTATTTGTATTTTTTGAAAGGTCCAAAGTGCGAGTCGGAGACGGCGGCTATTCTTATTCTTTGCGCGCTTTCCGTTTTATTTATATTGATCTCCACATTGTTCACCCACAGTTCTCTGGGTTCGATGAAACTGCCGTAAAAAACAATCAGCCAGCTTAAAATCAATAAGCCCGCGATTAACAGACGACTTATTTTGCGCTCGTTTTTTTTATAAAAAAAAGACCTGATCAAATGATAGGCGATAATAGCGGCGGCAATCAGCCAGCCGAAGATGATTATTTCAAATACGTAGAGCAACATGTTCAAAAATTAAAATCGAAATTTTTTGTCCATCGAGTTCGCTTAAGACATTCGACTCGCCTCATGTGTGGTCGTAGACCATGAGCGACCCCTAGCGAAGTCGAGGGGGAGTCGAATGGTAGCAGGGGTGGGGATCGAACCCACGACCTGAGGGTTATGATTCCTCCGCTCTAACCAAACTGAGCTACCCTGCCGTCCTACGCTTTTTTCGAAAAGCTTCGGACGGCGGGCCATTCAAAGTTTTCGAAATAAGCGATAATATTGTTGTAAACGATCACTTCTTGGAAAAGATGAAAATGGAATCCTTAATGTTTTATATTTAATCTTAAATTTACATTGGTAGCGGGAGGGGGACTCGAACCCCCGACCTCCAGGTTATGGGCCTGGCGAGCTGCCAACTGCTCTATCCCGCGATGATTTTTAAATGATTCGCCTCGTCCCTGCTTGTGCTGGAGGTGGAACACCATGAGCGAGCGGAGTGAGTCGAATGGTGCCGCCGGTCGGAGTTGAACCGACATGAACGTTAGTTCACACGATTTTGAGTCGTGCGCGTCTGCCAATTTCGCCACGGCGGCATAATGATTTTAAATATTCTTTGCCAATTCCTGATTTTAGATATTTTTCTCTTTTTCTCGCTTCCTTTCGATTCGCAAATTTTTCTATGGTTATAATTTCAAATGGCATGTACGGTTTGGTGGTTCTGCTTTTTCCGGTATTATGCTGCCGTATTCTTTTATGTGGATTGATTGCCGTACCTACATAGATATAAGATTTTGATAAACTGGATATAGCGTAAGTAAAGCAATCTCGCATATTTTAT
The genomic region above belongs to Candidatus Bipolaricaulota bacterium and contains:
- a CDS encoding metallophosphoesterase — translated: MLLYVFEIIIFGWLIAAAIIAYHLIRSFFYKKNERKISRLLIAGLLILSWLIVFYGSFIEPRELWVNNVEININKTESAQRIRIAAVSDSHFGPFKKYKYSQKIADALRAQNPDVIVLLGDYIYGDEGNHKYLAPILELSKDYPMYLISGNHEYHLPGYNDPKYKDKTGTLKELLENYPAKLLENENEKIVINGESFYLAGVKEYWTGNADINAALKGTNRTEPIILLAHNPDFIAAAQDKVDLMLSGHTHGGQIRLPLIGPVSPIPDELGRQYDQGLFDFDQTQIFITSGVGEIGPRARLFDPPEIAVLNIDL
- a CDS encoding GIY-YIG nuclease family protein, with amino-acid sequence MRDCFTYAISSLSKSYIYVGTAINPHKRIRQHNTGKSRTTKPYMPFEIITIEKFANRKEARKREKYLKSGIGKEYLKSLCRRGEIGRRARLKIV